Genomic DNA from Nicotiana tabacum cultivar K326 chromosome 21, ASM71507v2, whole genome shotgun sequence:
AAGCACTGCTCCAATAGCCACACCACTggcgtcacacatgagttcaaatagAAGAGACCAATCGtgtgtgacaataataggtgtcgtggtgcgccttgctttcaattcctcaaaagcttTGAGGTAGTTCTCATCAAACACAAATTTAGCATCCTTTTTAAGGAGCTTGCACATGGGACttgcaatttttgagaagtcctTGATAAATCGCCAATAAAAACCGGCAtgccccaaaaagctccaaacacCTTTGACCGAAGTGGGAGGAGGAAGCTTGGACATTACTTCAATCTTTGCTGGATCAACCTTAAGGCATTGCTTGGATATTTTGTGTCCAAGAACAATACCCTCGTCTACCATGAggtgacatttttcccaatttagcaCAAGGTTTGTCTCTTCACATGTTTTGAGCACTTGCCTAAGATTGTCAAGACAATgctcaaaggaatcaccaactacaaagaagtcatccatgaatacttctaagaaatcctccaccatgtccaaGAAAATTGACATCATGCACCGTTGAAATGTAGCCGGGGCATCGCATAGTCCAAATAGCATCCGGCTAAAAGCAAAGGTCCCATACGGACATGTGAATGCCATATTCTCTTGGTCCTCTAAGGctatgttgatttggttgtagTCGGAAtaaccatccaagaagcaataaaatgaccttcccgctagccgatcaagcatttgatcaataaaaggcatagggaaatggtcttTGCAAGTAGCACTATtgagcttccggtagtccatgaaaactctccacccggtcaccgtccTCGTTGGAATGagttcatttttgtcattttgaatCACGGTCATGCcttccttctttggcacacattgcaccagaCTCACCCAAGGACTATCAgcaatggggtagacaaccccggcatccaaccattttatgatttctttctttaccacctcttgcatgAAAGGATTtaacctcctttgatgctccaCACTAGGTTTGCTATCTTTCTCTAGTTGTATCTTCTGCTCACAAATACCGGCGGGAATCCCTCAGATATCCGCTATAGTCCAACCAATGGCCCGTCTATGCTCCCCCAAGGTCTCCAATAAGTGTTCAACCTGCACATCATTTAACAAAGAGGAAAAAATTATGGGTAGAGTTTCATtagagccaagaaatttataccttaagTGTGGCAGAAGTGGCTTGAGCTGAAGTTGTGGCGGCTCGATGATTGAAGGCTTAGCGGAAGGAGTGGCTCTATTCTCCAAGTCAAGAGAAAGCTTCTTTGGTGCATAAGTGTAGGAATCCATCCCTTCTAATGCATTCACTGTTTCCACATACCCTTCAATGTCTTCTCCATCAAAGTTCATCAAAATTACCGCCAATGCCTCACAAAGGCATTCTTCTTCCATCTTTACATCAACTGCATCCTCTACCACATCAACAACATCAATGACTGAGATACTCTCGTATGCATTTGACAACTTCATACCCTTACTTGCTTGAAAGGTAACTTCTTCATCATTAACCAGGAATTTAATCTCACTTCTTTCCGAGTTCATGATTGCTTTCCCAGTAGCAAGGAATGGTCTCCCCACGATGATAGGTATCTCTTTATCAACAACACAATCTAGAATAGCAAAGTTGGCAGGAAGGAGAAACTTCCCCACTTTCACAAGCACATCATCCACTATCCCCACCAGTCGCTTTATCGAACGGTCAGCCATTTTCAACCTTATACTTATAGTCCTAGGCATTCCCAATCCTGCTTGCTTATAGATAGCAAGAGGCATTAAGTTGATGCTAGCCCTATTATCACAAAGAGCTCGTGCAAAGTCCCATAATCCAATAGTGCATGGAAATGGTGAAAGCCCCTGGATCCTCTTTCTTTTGGACGACGGTTGTTGCAATGATGGAGCTAACCCGGTGAGTGACACGCACCACTTCATTCTTGGTGGTTCACGCACCACTTCATTCTTGGTGGTTTTCTTTTTAGTGATCAAGTCCTTCAAGTACATAGCAAAACCCggcatctcttgaaatgcttccacaaacGGAATATTCACTGATAATTACTTTAGGATGTCATAGAACTTCTCGAGTTTACTATCATCAAACCTTCTAGCTAATCTTTGCGGGAAAGGAGGGGGAGGTCTCAGAATTGGTGCTAGATGTTTTGGTGCCTTTATTACCTTTTCCTCCACCTCTTCATGACTCACTTCTTGAGCTTTCACCTTCTTGGGGAGTCTTTTAACTTCaacaactgtaacgacccggccggttatattgaaagttatagccccgatcccctatttactgcttttcccgtatgttttttctgcttatgtgacttgtcaggaGGTTATTgttgtggtttcagagtgaattgggacatttagtccctaaacggaagcttaagtcttaggattttgaccgtagttgggaCTGAGTAAAGACGACttcagaatggagtttcgtcggttccgttagctctattgggtgattttggactcaggggAGTATCTGGATTGTGTTGTGGAGGTCTgtagatgattttggcttgaattggcgaaagttgaattttttgagattttgaccggtagtggactttttgatatcggggtcggattccgattcctgaagttggagtaggttcgtaatatcaattatgacttgtatgcaaaatttgaggtcaatcggacgtgatttgatcgGTTTCAGTATTGGttgtaggaatttaaagtttcaagttcattaagtttgaatcagagTGTGATTTGTGTtgttagtgttgtttgatgtggtttcagggctcgactaagttcatatggtgttttaggacttgttgttatgtttggttgaggtcccgggggcctcgggtgtgtttcagatgcttaacggattgaatttggacttaggctagttgctgaagattttttggtttctggtgttttcacacctgcggaggggagaccgcaggtgcgggatcgcacgtgCAGAAGGAGGAGCGTAGATGCGGTTTGGTCAAGCTTGGTCTGTGAGCGTAGGTGCAAAATGGGAGCCGCATCTGCGCATACGCATATGCGAAGGATTGACCGCATGAGCGAAAAGGGGCGGCCTGGgcagagtcgcagatgcggaaggtcaTCCGGAGAAGCGGGACCGCAAGTGCATGCCCTAGTTTGCAGAAGCGGATCTTAGGACCTTAAGCCATATCCGCACCTACGATGAAAATTCTGCATATGCGACTGgtagtccgcagatgcggaatcgctgggcagaaaaggtcaattttgagggtttgatctcattttcattttgggtctttgagagctcggattgaggcgataattcaaggatttctcagagagaactttggggtaaTTATTCTTAACTCGTTTacggttatattccactaatctatagttgatttcatcatttaattaaggaattttgttgagaaatttgggaaagatgggagaagttcttcaacaaagtttttgagttttgatttggATTTTGATATcgtatttggataattttggcacgaatgagctcgtgagtgaatgagtgttcatattttgtgacttttattcgattctgagacgtgggcccggggaggctttttgaggcgattttctaatttcttgctttagctttgatttcattagttagattagtttcttacagttgtatttatggtatgtaattgattttggctagatttgggccattcggagttggatattcgtggaaaaggcatttttaccgattgattgagcttggttcgaggtaagtggcttgcctaaccttgtgtgggggaaatctccttaggatttggtactgttgtgatatgtgagcaccgtgtacgtgaggtgacgagtacgtacacgggctatttgttgtaaaacctgatttattttactaagtagcaacttgttttcctttaatttgagttataccgtttaaatgagtattagtctgttttcattcttaattgagctatcccaatatgtgtagttatcatgtttagtctcatatcgcatgtctacatgctttaattacttatttgaactctgtgaagcatgcctagttgatttcctgcttttccttgatctttatcagtataactgtagaaatcttgctgttaactgttgtatttgtcggtttgagctgtgtttacttttgagacaaCGAGACGGTTCCTCGGGAGCTCTACCTGCACATTtaattttgagactacgaggcagttcctcgggagttctccctgcacatttacttttgagactacgaggcggtaccttgggagttctccctgtatatttacttttgagactacgaggcggtacctcgggagttctccctgtatatttacttttgatactacgaggcggtacctcgggagttctccctgtatatttacttttgagactacgaggcagtacctcgggagttctccctgtatatttattttgggactacgagatggtatctcgggagatcccctgctgtttacccctgtgtgttgtactgttgccttgctatgtttcctttttgttaaattctagtctcttattatactgttatatttccctgctttatttattatataccagtgggcctgacgcactacttgaccgaggttaggcttggcacttactgggtaccgttgtggtgtactcatgctacttttctgcatatatttttgtgtgcagatccaggtacttcttatcagccctgctattagctgagagtgcttgttgttgtacggagacttcaaggtacatctgccgcgtccacagacctcgtagtccccttctatcctCCCTTATGTCAATTACCTTctgtacttcttttattagactctggtgtatagagatactactTTCCTCCTATAgattgtgacttatgatgttccaggttttgggaaaactgtgtatttatagagtattggttattgtacatgccgagaggtattgttactagttattcagttatccactgctgttagttgccagattttaatttcgttttgttattttccgcaatttgttaggcttacctagtcgtaaagactaggtgccgtcacgacgttatacagagggagtttgggtcgtgaaaaattggtattagagctctaggttcataggtgtcatgagtcacaagcaagtttagtaaagtctcgcggatcggtacagagacgtctgtatttatcttcgggaggctatagaAATGTTAGGAAAAAttacacttctttgattccttgtcgtggaAAATTGcggacttcgaaattctaaacttctatattttattctctcacagatggtgaggacacgtacaggcgGATCTAATGACcaagcacccgcgccccctgctagagacGCGAGAGGCCGGTGccagggtagaggctgaggacgtccacatggtgcagctagagcacccgcacgagctgctacagaggatcccccagtagctccagctggagggcagacacctgaggtacctgttgcTACACCATCCCTCCAGGatactctagcccagtttctgagcatgttcagcaccttagctcaagttgattgattccacttgctcctgccacatctcaggccgggggaggagcacggACTCTTGTCGCCAGTatcccagagcagcgagttcaagTAGACCAGGATCCAGAGATCATACCAGTGCAGCCGGTAGCTCCCGTTCAgtccgaggttagggcagcagtttttgaggcggagcagctcagacttgagaggtacaagaagtaccaccatcctaccttcagtggattggcgtcagaggttgcccagggttttctagaggagtgtcaccgtattctccatactatgggtgtagcggagtcgagtggggtttcttttactgtattccatcttagaggagcaacctatcagtagtggcgtgcttatgagttgggtagtccggctgaggaagcttcacttacatggactcagttctcggatatgttcttgaggaagtatgttccccagagtctcagagaCGCATGACGCgaggagtttgagcagctgcgccagggtactatgactgtgtcagagtatgcagttcgtttaagtgatttggcctgacatgcaccggccttggttgccatagttcgagagagggttcgtcggtttattgagggaatccaccccagtatcaggattagtatggtcagggagctggagacggatatttcttaccagcaggttgtgagtatttctTGGAGATTGAAGGGTATGCTCACTCGGGATAGACAGGAGAGGGAGACCAAAAGGTCTCGAGAGTCtagcacttatagtggtactcgtgccccagctgcagtggTATTCCGGTCCCTTCTAgggagtcgccctgttcattcaactCTTCTAGACACCAGTGGTATTCTagtcccttctaggccccaggagccttattatgcaccgccagtgtctagtgtgcctcctgtacggggtgcctttagcggtcagtctagcagacctggcccgagccagtcacatcaGCCACGCTCTCCGagaggttattttgagtgtggcgacacccgccatatggtgagggattgccctagacttaggagggttacacctccacagacttctcaggcacaacgtgctccactgggtcctcaggctatgattccagcaccagctaccgccctacctgctcagccagctcgaggtggaggttggggaggtcgaggtcgacctagagggggaggccaggccagatattatgctcttccagctcgtacagaggcagttgctttcgactctgttattacaggtattgtttcggtcTGTCATAGATATGCgtcggttttatttgatccaggcttcacttattcctatgtgtcctcttattttgccccgtatttgagcgtatctcgggattccttaagttcccttgtttatgtatctactcatatgggagattctcttgttgtggaccgcgtgtatcggtcgtgtttgattgctcttagtggttttgagactagagccgatttattattgctaagtatggtagactttgatattatcttaggcatggactggttgtcaccccattatgctattcttgattgtcacgctaagaccgtgacgctgactatgccaggtttaccgcgattagagtggaggggtaccttagagtattctcccagcagagttatttcatttcttaaagctcaacgaatggttgagaaggggtgtgacacgtatctagcttatgtgagagatgtcagtattaatacccctacagttgagtcagtcccagtagtgagggattttccatatgtgtttccagctgatcttccgggtatgccgcccgacagagatattgattttggcattgatttgttgccagaCACTCAGCCCATCCCTATTCCTCCacatcgtatggctcctcctgagttgaaggaattgaaagagcagttacatgagttgcttgataagggcgtCATTCGGCccagcgtgtcaccttggggtgcccctgtcttgtttgtgaagaagaaggatagttctatgcgtatgtgcattaattatcgccagctgaacaaagtcacagtgaagaacatgtatccattgcctcgtattgatgacctatttgatcagttacagggtgccagagtgttttcaaagattgacttacgttcaagctatcatcagttgaagattctggagccagatatcccaaagaccgctttcaggactcggtatggtcactacgagttccttgtgatgtcatttgggctgagcaatgccccaacagcttttatgcacttgatgcacaatgtgtcccggacctatcttgactcattcgtcattgtgtttattgacgacattctggtgtactcccggactcgggaggatcatgagtagcacctgaggactgtgcttcagaccttgagagaaaagaagttatatgaaattttttcaaagtgtgagttttggctagactcagtggcattctcgggtcatgtagtatcgagtgatgggatcaaggtggatccgaagaaggtggaagcagtacagagttggcctagatcgtCAGCAGCttcggagatccggagttttcttggtttggcagggtattactgtcattttgtagagggattctcatctattgcagaaCTTATAatcaggctgacccagaagggtgttctgttcaggtggacagagaagtgtgaggagagctttcagaagctcaagacagccttgactacagccctagtattggtactgcctacaggtttagggtcttatactgtatattgtgatgcatcactgattggtctcggcgcggtgctgatgcaggatggtagggtgattgcctatgtatccagacaactaaaggtgcatgaaaagagcTATCttgttcatgaccttgagttagcaactattattcatgccttgaagatttggcggtactatttgtacggtgtcccttgtgagatttacaccgatcatcagagtttgcagcatctattcaagcaaaaggatcttaacttatgtcagtggaggtggttggagctacttaaggactattatatcaccattttgtacaatctagggaaggccaatgtggtggttgatgctttgagtcgccgggcagagagtttggggagtttagcatatctaccaacaacagagaggccattggcgttggatgttcaggccttagccagctagtttgtgagattggatatttctgagccgagtcgagtattggtttgtgtggtctctcggtcttctctttatgatcatatcaggaagtgtcagtatgatgacccccatttgcttgtccttaaggacacggtccaacacggtgatgctaaggaggtcactattggggatgatggtgcattgaggatgcagggcaggctatgtgtgcccaatgtagatggtttgcgtgagttgattctccaggaggctcatagctcgtggtactccattcatccgggtgccgcgaagatgtactaggacttcaggcaacattactggtggaggaggatgaagaaggacatagtggagtatgtagctcggtgtctaaattgccagcaggtgaagtatgagcatcaacggccaggtgcgttgcttcagaagttagagattcctaagtggaaatgggagtggatcactatggattttgtttttgGGCTTCTACGGACTtagcagaagtttgatgcagtttgggtgattatgaatAGGCTGatcaagtcagctcatttccttcctgtgatgactacctattcttccgagcagctggcttgaatttatatccgcgagatcgtcaggctttaTGGCATACCAGTATCTATCAACTCTAACTGGGgtcacagtttacatcacggttttggagggccgtacaacatgagttgggtactcgagtggagttgtgcacaacatttcacccttagacagacggacagttcgagcgcactattcagatattagaggacatgctctatgcatgtgtgatggagtttgtaggttcgtgggatcagttcttgccactcgcagagtttgcctactacaacagttatcagtcaagcatcAAAATGGCaacgtatgaggctctgtatgatAGGCGCTGTCggtctccagtaggttggttcgagctgggtgaggctaggttattgggcacagacttggttcaggatgctctggagaaggttaaggtaattcaggatcgacttcgcacagcccagtccagacagaagtgttatgcggatcagaaggtttgcgatgttgcattcatggttggagagcgggtcttgctccgggtttcgcctatgaagggcgttatgaggttcgggaagaagggcaagctgagcctaaggttcattggtccctttgaggtgttgcggcatgttggggaggttgcttatgagcttgctttacctccctgTCTAgaaggagttcatccagtattccatgtctcgatgctctggaagtatcacggcgatccgtctcatgtgttggatttcagctcagtccaaatGGACAAAAATTtctcttatgttgaggagccaatagctattttggacaggcaggttcgtaagctgaggtcaaagaacattgcttcagtgaaagttcagtggaggggtcagccgatcgaggaggctacttgggagaccgagcatgatatgcgcagccgttatccacatcttttcaccacttcaggtatgtctctatactcattcgaggacgaacgattgttttaagaagggggaggatgtaatgacccggccggtcgttttgagagttatagccccgatcccctgttTACTGCTTTCCCTGTATCTtttttctacttatgtgacttgtcgggaggttatTGTTGTGGTTTTGGagtaaattggaacacttagtccctaaacggaagcttaagtcttggGATTTTGATCGTAGTCAGGACTATGTGAAGATGaattcggaatggagtttcgtcggttccgttagctccgttcggtgattttggacttaggggcgtgtccggattgtgttttggaggtctgtagatgattttggcttgaattggagaaagtcaaaattttggagattttgaccggtagtggactttttgatatcggggtcgaattccgattccggaagttggagtaggtccgtaatgtcaattatgatttgtgtgcaaattttgaggtcaatcggacgtgatttgataggtttcggcatcggttgtagaaattaaaagtttcaatcattaagtttgaatcagagggtgattcatgttgttagcgttgtttgatgtgatttgagggctcgactaagttcgtatggtattttaggactttttggtatgtttggttgaggttccgagggcctcgggtgtgttgcGGATGCTTAaaggattgaatttggacttaggctagtTGCTAAAGATTTTCTGGTTTCtgttgttttcgcacctgcggaggggagaccgcaggtgcgggatcgcacgtgCAGAAGGAGGAGCGTAGGTGCGGTTTGGTCAAGCTTGGTCTGTGAGCGCAGGTGCAAAATGGGAGCCGCATTTGCGCATCGGCAGATGCGAAGGATTGACCACAGGGCGAAAAGGGGCAGCCTGGGGAGAGTCACAGATGCGGAAGTTCATCCGCAGAAGTGGGCTC
This window encodes:
- the LOC142175233 gene encoding uncharacterized protein LOC142175233, with protein sequence MPGFAMYLKDLITKKKTTKNEVVREPPRMKWCVSLTGLAPSLQQPSSKRKRIQGLSPFPCTIGLWDFARALCDNRASINLMPLAIYKQAGLGMPRTISIRLKMADRSIKRLVGIVDDVLVKVGKFLLPANFAILDCVVDKEIPIIVGRPFLATGKAIMNSERSEIKFLVNDEEVTFQASKGMKLSNAYESISVIDVVDVVEDAVDVKMEEECLCEALAVILMNFDGEDIEGYVETVNALEGMDSYTYAPKKLSLDLENRATPSAKPSIIEPPQLQLKPLLPHLRQVLKTCEETNLVLNWEKCHLMVDEGIVLGHKISKQCLKVDPAKIEVMSKLPPPTSVKGVWSFLGHAGFYWRFIKDFSKIASPMCKLLKKDAKFVFDENYLKAFEELKASGVAIGAVLGQRHNKILHTVYYAIKTLNGAQMNYIVTEQELFAIVYAFERFWAYLLGSKVIVHTDHASLHYLMAKKDAKPRLIRWVLLLQEFDFEVKNQKGTENQVADHLFRLEEAGRPKEDIEINDAFLDEHLLATSNNSTPWYADIANFLVSSLIPDGLLAYQKKKFLRECRQYY